The halophilic archaeon DL31 nucleotide sequence TAATCCCAAGCACAACATCGTAAACACGACCAAACGTGTCCGTCTCGTCCTCCCACTGTCGTTGGGTATTCTCGGACTCCGGGGCTGGGTCGAACTCGGTCATAGTCAACCATACGGGGCCACACTCAATATATGTTCGTATCTCCCAAATATTTGAACCTGCGCGCAGATCGTCCCAACGTCGTCGGTGGCGATGCGTACGATCAACTTTAGGTAGCCCTCCCAGGACGCTCTTGCCCGCCGATGGCGATTTGTTTTCAGAAACACGCGTGTTCGCGGACTGTCCTCCGACCTTGACCGACTTCGAGATGGCATCTCGAAACCAGTGGTCCCGAACGTAGACGCTCGACCAAGTTATCCGAGATGGTGACACAGCACATCCGATGGAGTAGCCCAGTTATTGTAGTTCTTCGACGAGGGCAGCGACCGCTCTGTCAACGAAATCGCTCCCCAGTCGACCCTGCCAGAATTCGATGTCTTCGTGGTCAGTCGATTGGACGCCCCACGGGCTGATTCGACTCTTGTTCGGCGTTCCGCCACGAAGCCAACCCCCTTCAGGAATGTCCATGAGTCCGTCCATCCACGCGTTCGACGTTAACGTCAGTACGACATACTGCTCACCGTAGAACGGACGCCCTTCGTGATTCGAGAGAACGAGCCAGGGCCGAGCATCCTCCTCACCTTTGAATGGGTCGTCGCCGTAGACGACATCGCCACGCTCGAAGATCGGAGTGGCTTCCTCGTCGGTCACTGCTTGTTCTCTACGCTCGGATGTGGCTCGTCGGGAGCGTGTTCACGCCACGCCTCCGTCTCCTCCTCACCGAACTGCTCGTTGAACAGGGCAGTCGCCCGCTTGTAGCCGCTATACCTTTCGAGTCGATCGAGGTCGTCTGTCACTGCCCAGTACGTCGCCTTGTGTTCGACGAGACCCCGGTTCTTCAACCGCGAGAGTGCAGTGCTGACTGCACTCTCGTCCACGCCGATTTGCGAGGCAATCTCGTGCGCCTTGAACGCACGATCCTTGTGGGCAGCGAGAAACCCAAGTACGTGGTCTGGAACGGAGAGATCCTCAAGTTCGCTTTCGGCCGCATTCTCGAAGGTTTCGCGGCCGATGGACATCGCTGAATGGAGGTATGGCGTCCTCCGTAAAGACCGTTAGGACTGAAAGCCATGAAAATACCGAAGGCGATGATTTCGAGGTTAGGTAGCCGGGACGGCCTCGTCCTCCCTAAGCCCGTGAGAGCCCATGAGAATCCTTATTCGTCGAGCGTCAAGTCTGGGTGAACGGGTTGTTCTCGACGGCACGCCTCGCGCGCCGCGTGCCGCCCTCCGCGTGCTCACGGCTCTCGACATTCGCCGATCGCACCGAGGCACTCCCTGCGGTCGCGCCTCGGGTCGCTCGCGACCGACCATCCCGGGCGTGCGGCCCCTGCTCGCGGCTACGCCGCTCGGCAGAGCCGAGGCGCTACGCGCCTCGCACGCGCCGTTCCGGGCGTCTGGTTTCGACGCCAGCACCAAGCGCGCTTTCGGTTGCGTCTCGCGTTGCTCGACGGACGCGAAACCGGCTTGCGTGCTGGCCGCTCGCTCCGGGCGGGTCGGCGCGCGCTGCTGGATACATATCCGCCGAGGTGCTCTCGCTCGCGCCCGGACAAGCCGGGCGAGGGCGCGAGCGAGAGCAACAGACGCCGGTACAGTTGGGTATGTGAGAGAGCTGCGGCTGGAGAGTCGTGGTGTCGGAAGAAGACGCAGAGTGAGCGCCTTCAGGATAACCCAATGTCGAGTACGAATTCGAGTAGCAAGGTCGTTTCGGTCGATGAACAGACAGTCGAACAAGCAAGCGAGCGGGCGGTCGAGGAGGAGGAGCGTTGGGAGGTCGTCGAGGAGACGCCGGAGCTGCGGGCGACGGTCGAGATGGAGATCCAGGCGAAGGTGGATCTGAACCACCCGGACGGAGTCGTCGAGGCGAGCGACGAGCGAATCGAAGGCGTGATGCTCGAACAAGAAGAACGCATCAGAGCGCGGGAAGCAGAATTGGCGTACATCAGTGCGAAGGCGAAGCTAAGTCGGCAGAACGGACGCGAAAAGCGGACGCGCGACGTGGCTGCTGCGGGAAGCAGAGCACGGCGAGAGGCGTTCGCAAAGCGTGCGGCAAGCGTGGACCCGTGGGCTGACCCGGAGCGTGGCGATCCGCGTGAAGAACTGGGACGTGCGGAACTGGCGAGCGTGAACGAGCAGGCGACGCGCTTGGACAGGAAGCTGGAGGGCTGGTCGAGAGCGGCGATTAGCCGCCGGTTGGCCGAGCGAGCGGTCGAGGGCGCGAGCGTGACGAGTGCGGTCGTGGGCGTGTACGAGGAACTTCGGACGGCTCCAGGACAAGTGATTCCGATTACGGACGTAGAAGACGTGAATCGGCGTGAGGTGAGCATCGAAGGTGAGGTTGTGCAGTTGTGGACTCCGTCGCATCCTCGAATCGCGCAAGTCGGACTTCTCGAAGACGAGACGGGAACGATCAAGTTCACGGCGTGGCGTGCGAGCAACGTTTCAGTCGTTCAGGAGGGCGAGCAGGTGACGTTCCGGTCGGTCGCGAAGAACTGGTACGAGGGACGCTGCAGTGTCGCACTCACGGGATGGAGTGACGTGCTCTTCGGCGAGCGAGGTCGGCACAGGTAGCCTCACGGGGTTCTTTTTTCGATACCATCCACCCAGCGCCCGCCTCCCCACCCACCGCTCCGTGCTCGCTCCCCGTGGTCGCTGTGCGCGCAGCCACGACCTCCCCGCATCTGAACAATACTCATCGATCTTATGGTACTCACTGTCGTAGTGCGAGTTTGCAGATCGAGTCGAAATATGCTATTCTTCTTCACCTGGCTCTAGTGGAACTCTCGATACTTCGGTGTCCTCGTAGTCCTTCTCGGAGGAAAGTACG carries:
- a CDS encoding hypothetical protein (KEGG: hla:Hlac_3385 hypothetical protein), which produces MTDEEATPIFERGDVVYGDDPFKGEEDARPWLVLSNHEGRPFYGEQYVVLTLTSNAWMDGLMDIPEGGWLRGGTPNKSRISPWGVQSTDHEDIEFWQGRLGSDFVDRAVAALVEELQ
- a CDS encoding hypothetical protein (KEGG: hsl:OE1023R hypothetical protein), with protein sequence MSIGRETFENAAESELEDLSVPDHVLGFLAAHKDRAFKAHEIASQIGVDESAVSTALSRLKNRGLVEHKATYWAVTDDLDRLERYSGYKRATALFNEQFGEEETEAWREHAPDEPHPSVENKQ
- a CDS encoding nucleic acid binding OB-fold tRNA/helicase-type (PFAM: Nucleic acid binding, OB-fold, tRNA/helicase-type~KEGG: hvo:HVO_A0019 OB-fold nucleic acid binding domain protein), producing the protein MSSTNSSSKVVSVDEQTVEQASERAVEEEERWEVVEETPELRATVEMEIQAKVDLNHPDGVVEASDERIEGVMLEQEERIRAREAELAYISAKAKLSRQNGREKRTRDVAAAGSRARREAFAKRAASVDPWADPERGDPREELGRAELASVNEQATRLDRKLEGWSRAAISRRLAERAVEGASVTSAVVGVYEELRTAPGQVIPITDVEDVNRREVSIEGEVVQLWTPSHPRIAQVGLLEDETGTIKFTAWRASNVSVVQEGEQVTFRSVAKNWYEGRCSVALTGWSDVLFGERGRHR